GTCCACGGCGACGGGCAGGGATCGCTCTCGGATGTAGAGGGCGTAGATGAAGGCGCCCACGAAGGTATCGCCGGCTCCAAGGGCGTCCACAATGCGCTTGGGCTTGTAGGGCTTGACGTGGGTGTAGTTGCCGTCGAGGTCCAAGAACCCGGCACCCTCGTCGCCCCACAGGACGACCACGTAGGGTCGCTTCAGGTTCAGGCCCCAGCGCATGCGCAGACGCTCGTCGAGCTGCAGGCAGGCGTCCTCCAGGGAGACCCAGCCGTTGGGCTGGGCCAGCTGCTTGGAGAAGATGGCGTAGTCGCAGTAGTCCATCAGGGGCCACATCTCCTCCAGGCTGTTGTCGAACTCCAGCGAAAGGACTATCTTCTCCGGCCTGGCCGCGTTGTGAGCCGTCAGCTCCTTGACCATCGCCAGCGTGTTCTCGAAGAACAGGGCCCGCATGTGTATCCAACCGTACTGGCCGAGGTCCAGCTTCCGGAAGTGCTCGATGCCCACGTACGGGAAGTTGCTATTGCAAGAGACAATGTTCCGTGTCTTGGTCGACTTGGTGAGTATCACGGAGGCGAAGGGCGCGTCCTG
This window of the Drosophila biarmipes strain raj3 chromosome 3L, RU_DBia_V1.1, whole genome shotgun sequence genome carries:
- the LOC108028044 gene encoding ketohexokinase, with product MCEYGNKLSWAVGKKTVLCVGTTTIDFVSTIRKFPVDNKCERAIGGYWMRGGNASNNCTVLSNLGVKVEFFGMLSSLSMFQVLVDDLKARGIIIENCPSCDQDAPFASVILTKSTKTRNIVSCNSNFPYVGIEHFRKLDLGQYGWIHMRALFFENTLAMVKELTAHNAARPEKIVLSLEFDNSLEEMWPLMDYCDYAIFSKQLAQPNGWVSLEDACLQLDERLRMRWGLNLKRPYVVVLWGDEGAGFLDLDGNYTHVKPYKPKRIVDALGAGDTFVGAFIYALYIRERSLPVAVDFGNRMASYKCTKNGYDHIANILLPPIL